The DNA segment ACGAGGCCGATTTCTGGCGCACGACCGATGAGCTGGAAGCCCTGGTCCAGCGCTATGTCCTGCCCGATTACGACGGCCGCGTCCTGCTCTTCCGCAGCGAGGCCATCCCGGAAGGCTGGCCGCCCGATCCCGCGCTCGGCTGGACCGGTCACCTCGCCGCCGACACGCCCCGCTTCGCCATCCGGGGCGAGGGGCACGAGGGCGCGTTCTCGGAGGCCGGCTCGCAATCCATGGCCTTGCGCATCATCGAGGCGGTGCAGGCATAGCGTTCATGAGCGCGCCGGCCGGCGCCGGCTCGGGCCGGGCCATCCAGACGGCCGACCAGCCGTGCCGGCGCGCGGCCAGCGCGCCACAATAGCCCGGTGCCGGCCGCAGATCGGCGAGTTGCCAGCGCGCGGCCTCCCCGGCATCGGATCCGACGGCCAGGACCTGCGCGGAGAGCGGATCGAGCGACACCGCGACGCTCGACGGTGGCGTATTCAACCCCGCGCCGGTCGCCTTCAGGCAGGCTTCCTTGCGCGTCCAGCAGCGGATGAAGGCTTCGTCCCGGGATTCGGGCTTAAGCGCCGCGAGGGCCGCTGCCTCCGCGGGCGTCATGCAGGCGGCGGCGACATCGGGCGGCACGGGGCGGACGCGTTCGATGTCGACGCCGACCGCCAGCCCGGCCGTCACCGCGACGATGGCGAGATCGCCGGAATGGCTGAGATTGAAGGCGACGGGCCGATCGGCGTCGCCATCGGCGAGAAACGGCTTGCCGGACGCGGTCTCCCCGAAGCGAAGGCGCGCCGCCGGAACCTGCGTATAGGCGGCCAGGACCTGCCGCAGCCAGCTGCGCGCGGCGACGA comes from the Bosea sp. (in: a-proteobacteria) genome and includes:
- a CDS encoding 4'-phosphopantetheinyl transferase superfamily protein, which codes for MMSPPPSQVHLWCCRTDLGETEAAERRAILSGPERARADRFRVAQAGIAFVAARSWLRQVLAAYTQVPAARLRFGETASGKPFLADGDADRPVAFNLSHSGDLAIVAVTAGLAVGVDIERVRPVPPDVAAACMTPAEAAALAALKPESRDEAFIRCWTRKEACLKATGAGLNTPPSSVAVSLDPLSAQVLAVGSDAGEAARWQLADLRPAPGYCGALAARRHGWSAVWMARPEPAPAGALMNAMPAPPR